A window of the Deltaproteobacteria bacterium genome harbors these coding sequences:
- a CDS encoding HigA family addiction module antidote protein, which yields MRKMTKRPTHPGHIIKEDYLVPLRVTIKDVAEALGVSRKTLSKIIHERGSVTPDMALRLSRAFETTPDFWLNLQKNVDLWRAETESDEWKKVKPFPQKALHDPDSAPARTS from the coding sequence ATGAGAAAAATGACAAAACGCCCGACGCATCCGGGCCATATCATTAAAGAAGATTATCTTGTTCCTTTAAGGGTTACGATTAAGGATGTGGCTGAAGCCCTTGGTGTTTCAAGGAAAACGTTATCCAAGATCATCCATGAAAGAGGATCTGTCACGCCCGATATGGCGTTGCGGTTGTCCCGCGCCTTTGAAACCACTCCGGATTTCTGGCTTAATCTGCAGAAGAATGTTGATCTGTGGCGAGCTGAAACAGAGTCGGACGAATGGAAAAAGGTTAAGCCCTTTCCACAAAAGGCGCTCCATGATCCGGATTCGGCGCCTGCCAGAACTAGTTGA